One Branchiostoma lanceolatum isolate klBraLanc5 chromosome 18, klBraLanc5.hap2, whole genome shotgun sequence DNA window includes the following coding sequences:
- the LOC136423996 gene encoding mucin-2-like, which produces MATTAPYTTRDDTTAVPPGDPYATRSVTTAVPPADPDTTRSVTTAVPPADSDTTRAVTTAVPPADPYTTVRDVTTAVPPADPYTTRDATTAVPPADPYTTRSVTTAVPPADPNTTRPVRTVVPPAVYPTTDFTIAKRTPYLPAELKTVSTTIFPTTAKTTIPTTADPTTADTTISTRDLTTAETTISTTDLTTAETTISTTDLTTAKTTIPTTADPTTADTTISTRDLTTAETTISTTDLTTAETTISTTDLTTAETTISTTDLTTAETTISTTDLTTAETTISTTDLTTAETTISTTDLTTAETTISTTDLTTAKTTISTTDLTTAETTISTTDLTTAETTISTTDLTTAKTTIPTTADPTTADTTISTRDLTTAETTISTTDLTTAETTISTTDLTTAETTPYRTTLITAVMCPNLTAPANGSLSPIGANTYLDVVTFRCDQGYELVGNTSVTCQANRNWTSSVPTCNDIDECVSDPCENGGTCVDEVNGYTCTCAAGYEGDDCETDSKAAKM; this is translated from the exons ATGGCTACTACAGCTCCATACACCACAAGAGATGACACCACAGCTGTGCCTCCAGGAGATCCATACGCTACAAGGTCTGTCACTACAGCTGTGCCTCCAGCAGATCCAGACACTACAAGGTCTGTCACTACAGCTGTGCCTCCAGCAGATTCAGACACTACAAGGGCTGTCACTACAGCTGTGCCTCCAGCAGATCCATACACTACCGTAAGGGATGTAACTACAGCTGTGCCTCCAGCAGATCCATACACCACAAGGGATGCCACTACAGCTGTGCCTCCAGCAGATCCATACACCACAAGGTCTGTCACTACAGCTGTGCCTCCAGCAGATCCAAACACTACAAGGCCTGTCCGTACGGTTGTGCCTCCAGCTGTATACCCTACGACGGATTTTACCATAGCTAAAAGAACCCCGTATCTTCCAGCAGaactcaaaacagtttcaaCAACTATATTCCCTACCACTGCTAAAACAACGATCCCAACAACGGCTGATCCTACCACCGCTGACACGACGATATCAACAAGGGATCTTACCACGGCTGAAACAACGATCTCAACAACGGATCTTACCACGGCTGAAACAACGATCTCAACAACGGATCTTACCACGGCTAAAACAACGATCCCAACAACGGCTGATCCTACCACCGCTGACACGACGATATCAACAAGGGATCTTACCACGGCTGAAACAACGATCTCAACAACGGATCTTACCACGGCTGAAACAACGATCTCAACAACGGATCTTACCACGGCTGAAACAACGATCTCAACAACGGATCTTACCACGGCTGAAACAACGATCTCAACAACGGATCTTACCACGGCTGAAACAACGATCTCAACAACGGATCTTACCACGGCTGAAACAACGATCTCCACAACGGATCTTACCACGGCTGAAACAACGATCTCAACAACGGATCTTACCACGGCTAAAACAACGATCTCAACAACGGATCTTACCACGGCTGAAACAACGATCTCCACAACTGATCTTACCACGGCTGAAACAACGATCTCAACAACGGATCTTACCACGGCTAAAACAACGATCCCAACAACGGCTGATCCTACCACCGCTGACACGACGATATCAACAAGGGATCTTACCACGGCTGAAACAACGATCTCAACAACGGATCTTACCACGGCTGAAACAACGATCTCAACAACGGATCTTACCACGGCTGAAACAACTCCATACCGTACAACGCTAATCACAG CGGTCATGTGCCCGAACCTGACAGCCCCAGCCAACGGTAGTCTGAGTCCTATCGGTGCAAACACCTACCTAGATGTGGTGACGTTTAGGTGTGACCAAGGATACGAGCTGGTCGGAAATACCAGTGTCACATGCCAGGCCAACCGGAACTGGACGTCAAGTGTCCCAACTTGCAATG acatcgacgaatgTGTCTCTGATccgtgtgaaaatggcggaacttgcgtGGACGAGGTTAAcggctacacctgtacctgtgctgCTGGCTATGAAGGAGATGATTGTGAAACAG ATTCAAAAGCTGCCAAAATGTAG